One Candidatus Kinetoplastibacterium oncopeltii TCC290E genomic region harbors:
- a CDS encoding Ldh family oxidoreductase has protein sequence MKLNINQAINFGKDILIAQGVPTDIALDVAQHLVSSDQVGYTSHGLSILPTYYKVLSKGFLNPDGRPELINDQGTFLGFDGCRGFGQHVGKVVVQKAIENTQKYGQCTFTLRNAHHLGRMGFYGEIVSKAGMIFIAFTNVINREPTVAPYGGKEARMTTNPLCFSIPLSDKYPSLVVDMATSSMAINKARVLATKGMKADFGSLIDASGNPTNDPNALFTNPPGSLLPFGAHKGYALGLVAELLAGILTGGGTIQPNNPRRGAAMNNMFAIVIDPNKVNSNSEWIKEETNAYLEYLHSCPPQPGIEKVQYPGEFEAINRSKNKDSVEFEHSIWENIYQLADKLGVKIPNK, from the coding sequence ATGAAACTTAATATCAACCAAGCTATTAATTTTGGCAAGGATATATTGATAGCACAAGGTGTTCCTACTGATATAGCACTAGATGTTGCACAACATCTAGTTAGCTCTGATCAGGTGGGATATACTAGTCACGGATTATCAATATTACCTACTTACTATAAAGTACTGTCTAAAGGATTTTTGAATCCAGATGGCAGACCAGAGTTAATAAACGATCAAGGTACATTTTTAGGATTTGATGGTTGCAGGGGTTTTGGACAACATGTTGGCAAGGTCGTTGTGCAAAAAGCTATAGAAAACACCCAAAAATACGGTCAATGTACATTTACATTAAGAAATGCACATCATCTTGGACGTATGGGGTTCTATGGAGAGATTGTTTCAAAGGCTGGAATGATCTTTATTGCTTTTACAAATGTAATAAATAGAGAACCAACTGTAGCTCCATATGGTGGTAAAGAAGCGCGAATGACAACTAATCCTTTGTGTTTCTCTATACCATTATCTGATAAGTATCCTTCATTGGTAGTAGATATGGCAACAAGTTCTATGGCTATAAATAAAGCTAGGGTTCTTGCTACCAAAGGTATGAAAGCAGACTTTGGATCATTAATAGATGCATCTGGAAATCCAACAAATGATCCTAATGCTCTTTTTACTAATCCTCCTGGTTCTTTATTACCTTTTGGAGCTCATAAAGGTTATGCTTTGGGTCTAGTAGCTGAATTATTAGCTGGTATACTTACTGGAGGCGGTACTATACAGCCTAATAATCCTAGACGTGGGGCTGCTATGAATAATATGTTCGCAATAGTAATAGATCCTAATAAGGTAAATTCTAATAGCGAATGGATTAAAGAGGAGACTAATGCATATTTGGAATATCTTCATTCATGCCCTCCTCAACCTGGAATCGAAAAAGTACAGTACCCAGGAGAATTTGAAGCTATAAATAGATCTAAAAACAAAGATTCTGTAGAGTTTGAGCATTCAATTTGGGAAAATATATATCAATTAGCAGATAAATTGGGCGTAAAAATACCTAATAAATGA
- the rodA gene encoding rod shape-determining protein RodA, whose product MKNFHIFVLRKIISCVDFYLLLILIAFMAIDMAVIYSAAGYSSYRFLGQFDHFLFSLFVMLLIALMPTYLLRNFSIPFYVLGIVLLLCVEFFGETVKGATRWLSLGFIRIQPSEILKIALPMMLSYFFDVQDKDHLTFKIFLIAILILIVPCLLILIQPDLGTALLVFGAGISVIYFAGLSFKIIFPIFLTFVLVISCLLYYEDVLCKDGVSWIFLHDYQKNRICTLLNPSSDPLGRGFHTIQSIIAIGSGGLYGKGYMLGTQTHLDFIPERSTDFIFAVFAEEFGLYGCVFLLILYSLLIFRGLLISMQANSQFSRLLAGSITMMIFIYVFVNIGMVTGILPVVGVPLPFMSYGGSALLTMCVACGILMNIGKVIDK is encoded by the coding sequence TTGAAAAATTTTCATATTTTTGTATTACGCAAGATAATTAGTTGTGTAGATTTTTATTTATTACTGATATTAATAGCTTTCATGGCAATTGATATGGCTGTTATATATTCTGCTGCTGGTTATTCTAGTTATCGTTTTCTGGGACAATTTGATCATTTTTTATTCTCTTTGTTTGTAATGTTATTAATAGCACTTATGCCTACTTATTTGCTAAGAAATTTTTCTATACCTTTTTATGTATTAGGTATTGTTTTACTTTTATGTGTGGAATTTTTTGGTGAAACAGTTAAGGGTGCAACTCGTTGGTTAAGTTTAGGTTTTATTCGTATTCAACCATCAGAAATTCTAAAAATTGCTTTACCAATGATGTTATCTTATTTTTTTGATGTGCAAGATAAAGATCATTTAACTTTTAAAATTTTTTTAATAGCTATTTTAATTTTAATAGTTCCTTGTTTGTTAATATTAATACAACCTGATTTAGGAACGGCTTTATTAGTATTTGGAGCTGGTATTTCTGTAATTTATTTTGCTGGGTTGTCATTTAAGATAATATTTCCTATATTTTTAACTTTTGTTCTTGTCATATCATGTCTTTTATATTATGAAGATGTTCTATGTAAAGATGGAGTTAGTTGGATATTTTTGCATGATTATCAGAAAAATAGAATTTGTACTTTGTTAAATCCAAGCTCTGATCCTCTTGGAAGAGGTTTCCATACTATACAATCCATTATTGCTATTGGATCTGGAGGATTATATGGCAAAGGTTATATGTTAGGAACACAAACACATTTGGATTTTATACCAGAACGCAGTACGGATTTTATTTTTGCTGTTTTCGCCGAAGAATTTGGATTATATGGTTGTGTTTTTCTGTTGATTTTATATAGTCTTTTGATTTTTAGAGGCTTGCTGATTTCTATGCAAGCAAATTCTCAATTTTCTAGATTATTAGCAGGGTCTATAACTATGATGATTTTCATATATGTATTTGTCAATATTGGAATGGTTACCGGCATATTACCAGTAGTAGGTGTTCCTCTACCTTTCATGAGTTATGGAGGATCTGCTCTATTAACTATGTGTGTAGCATGTGGAATATTAATGAATATAGGAAAAGTCATAGATAAATAA
- the mrdA gene encoding penicillin-binding protein 2, with product MIDVNNSNQQRNKFYTRVLIGYAFAIFCFFLLFCRLWVLQISRHDGLSKSADKNRIAIVPIPSKRGEIFDRNGEVLACNSYTYKIDIIPAIAGNLKDILEKLEPIMCFNQNDIRNLKKKISETNGYKPITICNKLDAYKASWFAAHYFNFPGLELKARLLREYPNKDLAAHVLGYVGKISDKELENLEKTGKIGNYRGSDLIGKKGIEKVYEEILHGRAGLDELEITVTGRPVRKIRSIDPIAGSDIFLSIDIKLQKIAEEVFGDRKGSLVAINPSNGEVLALVSKPSFNPNLFVDGIDPESWNYLNNSLDCPLINRALHGTYPIGSTYKPFIALAALELGKKKASDEIFDPGYFEFKGHRFRNPGSVAYGIVNMNKAIVVSSDTYFYSLGLDIDVDILHDFVKQFGFGQITGIDLDGEKRGILPSTDWKYNRYKDKKLQKWYTGDTISLMVGQGYNSFTILQLAQATATLANDGIYRKPHIAIKMRNCQDDFVKIAIDDSINIPLKRDNISFIKNAMIEVAHFGTAKKSFQSAPYLVAGKTGTAQVYSLKGGRYCTDNINENLRDHAMFIGFAPADNPKIAVSIIVENAGWGSKEAAPIARKIFDYWLLQQKYNDR from the coding sequence ATGATAGATGTTAATAATTCGAATCAACAAAGGAATAAATTTTATACTAGAGTTCTAATAGGTTATGCATTTGCAATTTTTTGTTTCTTCTTGCTATTTTGTAGATTATGGGTACTACAGATTAGTCGACATGATGGTTTATCAAAAAGTGCTGATAAAAATCGTATAGCTATAGTTCCGATACCTTCAAAAAGAGGTGAGATTTTTGATCGTAACGGTGAAGTGCTAGCTTGTAATAGTTACACTTATAAAATAGATATAATTCCAGCTATAGCTGGAAATTTAAAAGATATTCTGGAAAAACTAGAACCAATAATGTGCTTTAACCAAAATGATATAAGAAATCTAAAGAAAAAAATATCAGAAACAAATGGTTATAAACCTATAACCATTTGTAATAAATTAGACGCTTATAAAGCTTCTTGGTTTGCTGCTCATTATTTTAATTTCCCTGGTTTAGAGTTAAAAGCTAGATTGTTGAGAGAATATCCTAATAAAGATTTAGCTGCTCATGTATTAGGCTATGTTGGGAAAATATCTGATAAGGAACTGGAAAACTTAGAAAAAACAGGCAAAATAGGTAACTATAGAGGGTCAGATTTAATAGGAAAAAAAGGAATTGAAAAAGTATACGAGGAAATTTTACATGGTCGTGCTGGTTTAGATGAGTTGGAAATTACCGTTACTGGTAGACCTGTACGTAAAATAAGATCTATTGATCCCATCGCAGGTTCTGATATTTTTTTATCTATTGATATTAAGTTACAGAAAATAGCTGAAGAAGTCTTTGGCGATAGAAAAGGTAGTTTAGTAGCCATTAATCCTAGTAATGGTGAAGTTCTTGCCTTAGTGTCAAAACCATCTTTTAATCCAAATTTATTTGTTGATGGAATAGATCCAGAAAGTTGGAATTATCTAAACAATTCCTTAGATTGCCCACTAATAAATAGGGCATTACATGGGACATATCCAATTGGATCTACCTATAAACCATTCATTGCTTTAGCTGCTTTAGAGCTTGGTAAGAAAAAAGCATCAGATGAGATATTTGATCCAGGATATTTTGAATTTAAAGGACATAGATTCAGAAACCCTGGCAGCGTAGCATACGGTATAGTAAATATGAACAAGGCTATTGTTGTTTCATCTGATACTTATTTTTACTCTTTAGGATTAGATATTGATGTTGATATACTTCATGATTTTGTAAAACAATTTGGATTCGGTCAGATAACTGGTATTGACTTGGATGGAGAAAAAAGAGGAATATTGCCATCAACTGATTGGAAATATAATAGATATAAAGATAAAAAACTTCAAAAATGGTATACAGGAGATACCATATCTTTGATGGTTGGCCAAGGATATAATTCATTTACTATTTTACAGCTTGCTCAAGCAACTGCAACATTGGCAAATGATGGGATATACAGAAAACCTCATATAGCAATCAAAATGAGAAATTGCCAAGATGATTTTGTAAAAATTGCCATTGATGATAGTATAAATATTCCACTCAAGAGAGATAATATTAGTTTTATAAAAAATGCAATGATAGAAGTTGCTCATTTTGGCACAGCAAAAAAATCATTCCAAAGTGCTCCATATCTAGTTGCAGGAAAAACAGGAACAGCACAGGTGTATAGTTTAAAAGGTGGAAGATATTGCACAGACAATATTAATGAAAATCTTAGAGACCATGCTATGTTTATTGGTTTTGCCCCAGCAGATAACCCAAAAATTGCAGTTTCTATAATTGTAGAAAATGCGGGATGGGGATCTAAAGAAGCAGCACCAATAGCTCGTAAAATTTTTGATTATTGGTTATTGCAACAAAAATACAATGATCGATAA
- the mreD gene encoding rod shape-determining protein MreD, translated as MNINKKYRNIGIPTNVDNTKIMEPIESQFIYLTITVSWIISLLPCKLFLELPIVVISFWCIYESSKIGLLTAFFFSILIDVQQSLIMGSSALEYLLIAYFSLFLHRRLLCFDIFSQSLHLLPIFFFSKLIKSLFIAWINGYWIGWLLILDTLIVAIIWPIIGSVLLKYKRLQTESDMS; from the coding sequence GTGAATATTAATAAGAAATACCGAAATATAGGCATACCAACAAACGTTGATAATACCAAAATAATGGAGCCTATAGAATCACAATTTATATACCTTACGATAACTGTTTCTTGGATTATCTCTTTGTTGCCTTGTAAACTTTTTCTGGAGCTTCCAATTGTTGTTATCTCCTTTTGGTGTATTTATGAATCTTCTAAAATAGGATTATTGACAGCATTTTTCTTTAGTATATTAATTGATGTGCAACAGTCTTTAATTATGGGTAGTAGTGCTTTGGAATATTTATTGATAGCATACTTTTCACTTTTTCTACATAGAAGACTATTATGTTTTGATATATTTAGCCAATCATTGCATTTGCTTCCAATATTTTTCTTTTCTAAGCTAATAAAAAGTTTGTTCATTGCCTGGATTAATGGTTATTGGATTGGTTGGTTATTAATATTAGACACGTTGATTGTTGCTATTATATGGCCAATTATAGGATCGGTCTTACTAAAATATAAACGTCTTCAGACAGAATCTGATATGTCGTAG
- the mreC gene encoding rod shape-determining protein MreC, whose translation MKSHDVPTLFRQRLSLELRLLFLMIFASLLLMVDSHYSFIEPFRRVVAVAIYPFQRIVVAPRDVVIQFNSYINAASIIRKENEFLQRQRIELAQVTTRMAQLLVENNQLRNLLGIKENIQQPSVVVEILYDTVNSFNRRLVFNKGSNSGILPGMPVINESGVVGQIIRVTPMTSEVALISDSCIAIPVQISRNGMRLISFGAESGKIEVRYLLDNVDIREGDKLITSGIGGIFPAGLPVAEITKIEIDKSTGYHRAVSDNLAQHERYRHFIVLQVDLRNITE comes from the coding sequence ATGAAATCCCATGATGTTCCTACTCTTTTTAGACAAAGGCTATCTTTAGAGTTAAGGTTGTTGTTTCTGATGATATTTGCTTCATTGCTTTTAATGGTAGATAGTCATTATAGTTTTATTGAGCCATTTCGTAGAGTAGTAGCGGTTGCTATATATCCATTCCAGAGGATTGTAGTTGCGCCAAGAGATGTTGTTATTCAGTTTAATTCTTACATTAATGCAGCTAGTATTATAAGAAAAGAAAATGAATTTTTGCAAAGACAACGAATCGAATTAGCTCAGGTTACGACACGTATGGCTCAATTGCTTGTAGAAAATAATCAGTTGCGTAATTTGTTAGGAATAAAAGAGAATATTCAACAACCTTCTGTAGTAGTGGAAATACTTTACGATACCGTAAATTCTTTTAATAGGCGTTTAGTTTTTAATAAAGGCAGCAATTCTGGAATATTGCCTGGAATGCCTGTTATAAACGAATCTGGTGTTGTTGGTCAAATTATACGAGTTACACCAATGACTTCTGAAGTAGCTCTTATATCTGATAGTTGTATTGCTATACCTGTCCAGATAAGTAGAAATGGTATGAGACTAATATCTTTCGGTGCAGAATCTGGAAAAATAGAAGTTCGTTATTTGCTGGATAATGTGGATATCAGAGAAGGTGATAAATTAATTACTAGCGGAATCGGTGGAATATTTCCAGCTGGGTTGCCCGTTGCCGAAATTACTAAAATAGAAATTGATAAATCAACAGGTTATCATAGGGCTGTATCTGATAACCTAGCTCAACATGAAAGATATCGTCATTTCATAGTGCTTCAGGTTGACTTAAGGAATATTACCGAGTAA
- a CDS encoding rod shape-determining protein codes for MFGFLRSYFSSDMAIDLGTANTLIYVRGKGIVLDEPSVVAIRHDGGPHGKKIIQAVGHEAKQMLGRVPGNMEAIRPMKDGVIADFTVTEQMLKQFIRMVHPRNMLAPSPRIIVCVPCGSTQVERRAIRESALGAGASHVYLIEEPMAAAIGAGLSVSDASGSMVVDIGGGTTEVAIISLGGMVYKGSVRVGGDKFDESIVNYIRRNYGMLIGEPTAELIKKHIGSAFPGSDIKEIEVKGRNLAEGVPRSFTVSSNEILESLTDPLNQIVSAVKIALEQTPPELGADITDKGISLTGGGALLRDLDRLLQEETGLPVVVAQDPLTCVVRGCGEALEHLEKLGSIFIND; via the coding sequence ATGTTTGGATTTCTACGTAGTTATTTCTCTAGTGATATGGCAATTGATCTTGGTACTGCTAATACTCTTATTTATGTAAGAGGAAAAGGTATTGTACTTGATGAGCCATCAGTTGTTGCTATTCGTCATGATGGTGGACCTCATGGAAAAAAAATTATTCAAGCTGTTGGTCATGAGGCTAAACAGATGTTGGGGAGAGTGCCTGGTAATATGGAGGCTATAAGACCAATGAAGGATGGAGTTATAGCAGACTTTACTGTTACTGAACAGATGTTGAAGCAATTTATTCGTATGGTTCACCCACGCAACATGTTAGCACCTAGTCCTAGAATTATAGTTTGTGTGCCGTGTGGTTCCACACAGGTAGAGAGACGGGCTATTCGTGAATCAGCTCTTGGAGCAGGGGCTTCTCATGTTTACCTTATAGAAGAACCAATGGCAGCAGCTATTGGAGCCGGTTTATCTGTTTCTGATGCTAGTGGATCTATGGTAGTTGACATAGGTGGTGGAACTACAGAGGTTGCTATAATTTCCTTAGGTGGCATGGTATATAAAGGTTCTGTAAGAGTTGGTGGAGATAAGTTTGATGAATCTATCGTTAATTATATTAGACGTAATTACGGCATGTTAATTGGCGAGCCAACAGCGGAATTAATAAAAAAACATATAGGATCTGCTTTCCCTGGTTCTGATATAAAAGAAATTGAGGTTAAAGGTAGAAATTTGGCAGAAGGAGTGCCTCGTAGTTTTACTGTATCTTCTAACGAAATACTAGAATCGTTGACAGATCCATTAAATCAGATTGTATCTGCAGTCAAAATAGCACTTGAACAAACACCGCCAGAGTTAGGTGCTGACATAACTGATAAAGGAATTTCTCTTACAGGAGGAGGCGCCTTGTTGAGGGACCTTGATCGTTTGCTTCAAGAAGAGACAGGATTGCCTGTAGTTGTAGCACAAGATCCATTAACTTGTGTTGTACGCGGTTGTGGTGAAGCTTTAGAACATCTTGAAAAGCTAGGATCAATTTTTATAAATGATTAA
- the gatC gene encoding Asp-tRNA(Asn)/Glu-tRNA(Gln) amidotransferase subunit GatC, producing MTLDKHDIENIAKLAKIELSKEQCADTANELNESLNIIERIKTVNNKDSKLLLHPVSIHEEISMFLRNDRDVGCLDNFMEKVITNAPQFEDNMFLVPKTVE from the coding sequence ATGACACTTGATAAACATGATATAGAGAATATTGCTAAATTAGCAAAAATCGAACTTAGTAAAGAACAGTGCGCTGATACTGCTAATGAATTAAATGAGAGTTTAAATATTATTGAACGCATAAAAACTGTAAATAATAAAGATAGTAAACTTCTTTTGCATCCTGTATCAATACATGAAGAAATTTCTATGTTTCTGAGAAATGATAGAGATGTAGGCTGTTTAGATAATTTTATGGAAAAGGTTATTACAAATGCTCCTCAATTTGAAGATAACATGTTCTTAGTTCCTAAAACAGTTGAGTAG
- the gatA gene encoding Asp-tRNA(Asn)/Glu-tRNA(Gln) amidotransferase subunit GatA: MTKQPLHTQFEEISSLRKAIIKGDISAVELAKSCLDTIESLAGINAFLDIRPETTISQAKKVDKDISNGLISPLSGIPIAHKDVFVTTDWYTTSASKMLKGYLSPFNATVVERLSNAGAVSLGKLNCDEFAMGSTNENSAYGPVANPWNYKKVPGGSSGGSAAAIAARMVVAATATDTGGSVRLPAALCGVSGIKPTYGSTSRYGIIAFASSLDQAGIIANNSRNLLDILDIITGFDGKDATCLEKCNNITNQPGRIRADFDKHANRFNKNNSFPLKGIRIGLPKEFFGNNLSGEILKSVTKAIYDFENLGASIVTISLPYTELTIPTYYVIASAEAYSNLSRFDGVRYGHRTKNYKTLDEMITRSRAEGFGLEVKRRILLGAHMLSSENYEDFYLKAQCTRRIIAQDFKNALLNECDVIMGPVSQETAKNIGEDSSNTLDWLGDMYTLGASLSGLPAMSIPCGFDNNKNLPIGLQIIGNYFDEGLILALSDYYQHVTNWHKQYPKI, encoded by the coding sequence ATGACAAAACAACCATTACACACACAATTTGAAGAAATATCATCTCTGCGTAAAGCTATTATTAAAGGTGATATAAGTGCTGTAGAATTAGCAAAAAGCTGTTTAGATACTATTGAATCTTTAGCTGGTATAAATGCTTTCCTTGATATAAGACCAGAAACAACTATATCCCAAGCAAAAAAAGTAGATAAAGATATTTCAAATGGATTAATTAGTCCTTTATCAGGCATCCCGATTGCCCATAAGGATGTTTTTGTTACTACAGACTGGTATACAACATCTGCCAGCAAAATGCTAAAAGGATATCTTAGTCCATTTAATGCAACCGTTGTAGAAAGACTAAGCAATGCTGGTGCAGTATCATTGGGAAAATTAAATTGTGATGAATTCGCTATGGGATCAACAAATGAAAACTCTGCATATGGTCCAGTTGCTAATCCTTGGAATTATAAAAAGGTTCCCGGTGGATCATCGGGTGGTTCTGCTGCAGCTATAGCTGCAAGAATGGTAGTAGCTGCTACTGCTACTGATACTGGTGGATCAGTGAGACTACCAGCAGCGTTATGTGGTGTTAGTGGGATAAAACCAACATATGGTTCTACTTCAAGATACGGCATTATTGCATTTGCATCTAGCCTAGATCAGGCTGGTATAATAGCAAATAATAGTAGAAATTTATTAGATATTTTAGACATAATAACAGGATTCGATGGTAAAGATGCTACCTGTTTGGAGAAATGTAACAATATAACAAATCAGCCAGGTAGAATACGTGCAGATTTTGATAAACATGCTAATAGATTTAATAAAAACAATAGCTTTCCTCTAAAAGGTATACGGATAGGACTTCCTAAAGAATTTTTTGGAAATAATCTTTCTGGCGAAATTTTAAAATCAGTGACAAAAGCAATATATGATTTTGAAAATCTAGGAGCATCTATAGTTACAATTTCATTACCATACACTGAGCTAACAATACCAACTTATTATGTAATAGCTTCAGCTGAAGCCTATAGTAACCTATCTAGATTTGATGGAGTTCGTTATGGTCACAGAACAAAAAATTATAAAACCTTAGATGAAATGATTACAAGATCTAGAGCTGAAGGTTTTGGTTTAGAAGTGAAACGACGTATATTGTTAGGTGCTCATATGCTATCTAGTGAGAATTATGAAGATTTTTACTTAAAAGCTCAATGTACCAGAAGGATTATAGCTCAAGATTTCAAAAATGCATTATTAAATGAATGTGATGTAATAATGGGGCCAGTTTCTCAAGAAACTGCAAAAAACATTGGAGAGGACTCTAGTAATACCCTGGACTGGTTGGGTGATATGTATACATTAGGCGCTAGTTTATCAGGACTGCCTGCAATGTCCATACCTTGTGGATTCGATAATAATAAAAATCTTCCTATTGGATTACAAATTATTGGAAATTACTTTGATGAAGGATTAATATTAGCTTTGTCTGATTACTATCAACATGTTACTAACTGGCACAAACAATATCCGAAAATATAA
- the gatB gene encoding Asp-tRNA(Asn)/Glu-tRNA(Gln) amidotransferase subunit GatB — MKSGWEIVIGLETHVQLATNSKIFSSSSTLFGSQPNKQTNEIDMALPGSMPSLNSKTVEYAIRFGLAAGATISKNSVFERKHYFYPDLPKGYQISQFRNPIMKNGAISFYMDGEEKEVKLTQAHLEEDAGKSLHKNYNSGIDLNRAGIPLLEIVTEPIIRSAKEAYMYAKALHNLVVWLGICDGNLQEGSFRCDANVSVRKSGSNILGTRTEIKNLNSFRFLEKAIIFESNRQIKLIENGGHVIQETRLYDAENDETRSMRTKESATDYRYFPDPDLQILNISNEYISKIKESMPELPLTRIKRFESDYCISREEALQMTVNIQTAEYFESVIKYIPKNYEKIVSNFISQELSTLMNRDNKSIKENKITSYILASLINRVIDGSISNKNAKYVLSIMWDKGQYNIDEIIKEEGLDQINDISIITEIIDGVISKNKIAVMEYLSGKEKAFNSLIGQVMKASNGRINPRDINAMLKHSIELYKKDLEKVET, encoded by the coding sequence ATGAAGTCTGGATGGGAAATAGTCATAGGTTTAGAAACACACGTGCAACTAGCTACAAATTCTAAAATATTTTCTAGTAGTAGCACATTATTTGGATCACAACCGAATAAACAAACAAATGAAATAGATATGGCGCTTCCAGGAAGCATGCCTTCATTAAATTCTAAGACAGTTGAATATGCTATAAGATTTGGTTTAGCTGCAGGAGCTACAATTTCAAAAAATTCTGTATTTGAGAGAAAACACTATTTCTATCCAGATTTACCTAAAGGATACCAGATTAGCCAATTTAGAAACCCTATAATGAAGAATGGTGCGATCTCTTTTTACATGGATGGAGAAGAGAAAGAAGTTAAATTAACACAAGCACATTTAGAAGAAGATGCCGGGAAGTCCTTACATAAAAATTATAATAGTGGAATAGATCTTAATAGAGCAGGAATACCTTTATTAGAAATAGTAACTGAACCAATAATAAGATCAGCTAAAGAAGCTTATATGTATGCAAAAGCATTACACAACTTAGTTGTTTGGTTAGGTATATGTGATGGCAATCTACAAGAAGGATCATTTAGATGTGATGCAAATGTATCTGTTCGTAAATCAGGCAGCAATATTCTCGGAACGAGAACTGAAATAAAGAACTTAAACTCATTCAGATTTTTGGAAAAAGCCATTATATTTGAATCTAATAGACAAATTAAGTTAATTGAAAATGGTGGACATGTAATACAAGAAACAAGATTATATGACGCGGAAAATGATGAGACTAGAAGCATGAGAACGAAAGAAAGTGCTACTGATTACAGATATTTTCCTGACCCCGATCTACAAATATTAAATATATCTAACGAATACATATCAAAAATTAAAGAAAGTATGCCAGAACTTCCTTTAACTAGAATAAAGAGATTCGAATCTGATTACTGTATTTCTAGAGAGGAAGCCCTGCAGATGACTGTTAATATACAGACAGCTGAATATTTTGAATCTGTTATTAAATATATTCCAAAAAACTATGAAAAAATTGTTTCGAATTTTATAAGCCAAGAATTAAGCACTCTTATGAATCGAGATAATAAAAGTATCAAGGAAAATAAAATCACAAGTTATATATTAGCGTCATTAATAAATAGAGTGATTGATGGATCAATATCAAATAAAAATGCAAAATATGTTCTATCAATTATGTGGGATAAAGGTCAATACAATATTGATGAAATAATAAAAGAAGAAGGCTTGGATCAAATTAACGATATATCAATAATTACAGAAATAATCGATGGCGTCATATCAAAGAATAAGATTGCTGTTATGGAATATCTGTCTGGAAAAGAAAAAGCATTCAATTCATTAATAGGTCAAGTAATGAAAGCAAGCAATGGCAGAATCAATCCCAGAGATATAAATGCTATGTTAAAACATAGCATAGAGCTATACAAGAAAGACTTGGAAAAAGTTGAAACATAA
- the pyrE gene encoding orotate phosphoribosyltransferase — protein sequence MTTLENNSVDFVKFALSCEALCFGDFETKSGRNSPYFFNIGRFDSGYKINQLSKFYTNALLNSGIAFDMIFGPAYKGIPLVISTSINYSLMLNKDLPFSFNRKEIKSHGEGGLLIGSPLKGKVVIIDDVITSGISARESINIIKQSGAEPVAMLIALDRMEYSVERGISLRKSAVQEVIETYNIPVISIASLNDIFSNVINDVNLFKYRKRISQYREAYGIL from the coding sequence ATGACCACTCTGGAGAATAATTCAGTTGATTTTGTAAAATTTGCATTGAGCTGCGAGGCATTATGTTTTGGTGATTTCGAAACAAAATCAGGAAGAAATAGTCCATATTTTTTTAACATTGGACGTTTTGATAGTGGTTACAAAATTAATCAATTATCAAAATTTTATACAAATGCTTTATTAAATTCAGGAATTGCATTTGATATGATATTTGGTCCTGCTTATAAAGGGATACCGTTAGTTATCTCAACCTCTATTAACTATTCATTGATGCTAAATAAAGATCTACCTTTTTCATTTAATAGAAAAGAAATAAAATCTCATGGTGAGGGTGGATTATTAATAGGATCTCCTTTGAAAGGGAAAGTTGTGATAATAGATGATGTTATTACTTCAGGAATTTCAGCAAGGGAATCTATAAATATAATAAAACAATCAGGAGCAGAACCTGTCGCTATGCTAATTGCTCTTGACAGAATGGAGTATTCTGTAGAACGAGGCATATCTTTGAGAAAATCAGCGGTACAAGAAGTTATAGAAACTTATAATATACCGGTTATTAGTATAGCTTCTTTAAACGACATTTTTTCTAATGTAATTAATGATGTAAATCTGTTTAAGTATCGCAAGAGAATTTCACAATACCGTGAAGCATATGGAATTCTCTAA